Proteins co-encoded in one Sphingopyxis sp. BE259 genomic window:
- a CDS encoding cation:proton antiporter translates to MVSETETSAIGNALVVLGAAGIVIPAFARFRLPPVIGFILVGLLVGPSGLGSLTGEYPWLKHVTIGSTEDIALFAEFGIILLLFSIGLELSFRRLWSLRKLVFGVGAAELLLSGAILGGGLWLLGGLSTPAAFGLGIALALSSTALVLPMVGTKSAVGRASFSMLLFEDLAIVPIIFILGAFAPDVAGDSTELLLTTLWQGVLVVAVLAVAGWFLLPRIFAQAARAKDPELFLAASLLVVIVAALATATVGLSPIVGALLAGLMIAETEYHGEVEAITAPFKGLALGVFLISVGMGLNLKTIAEQWPMLVAAVVGVVAVKAVVTALLLRFSGARRGTAAEVGLLMASPSETTLIVLTAALTAGLIDPETASFWQLVTAIGLTITPLLARVGHDISRRIEMRSGDTPDEDVAAARTVVVGFGRVGRTVAELLRDHGRSYIAVDADIDTVAAARRDGFKVRFADVARPGSLDKLGIESADAIVLTMDDPVQQLRMTKQMRLKYPDLPIISRARDADHAAALYQAGATDAVPETLESSLQLAEAVLIDLGVAMGPVIASIHDVRAKMRRDIMTKGDLDREPRIRKVRRPVAGDETA, encoded by the coding sequence ATGGTATCGGAAACAGAAACATCGGCTATCGGCAACGCGCTGGTGGTGCTGGGCGCCGCAGGTATCGTCATTCCGGCGTTTGCGCGCTTTCGCCTGCCCCCGGTCATCGGGTTCATCCTCGTCGGCCTGCTTGTCGGCCCGTCGGGATTGGGGTCGCTGACCGGGGAATATCCATGGCTGAAGCATGTCACGATCGGATCGACCGAAGACATCGCGCTGTTTGCCGAATTCGGCATCATCCTGCTGCTGTTCTCGATCGGCCTCGAACTGTCGTTCCGCCGTCTGTGGTCGCTCAGGAAACTGGTGTTCGGGGTTGGCGCCGCCGAACTGCTCTTGAGCGGCGCGATCCTGGGCGGCGGCCTGTGGCTGCTCGGCGGCCTGTCGACTCCCGCCGCCTTTGGTCTGGGCATCGCGCTGGCGCTGTCCTCGACCGCGCTGGTGCTGCCGATGGTCGGTACCAAGTCGGCGGTCGGCCGGGCCTCTTTCTCCATGCTGCTGTTCGAAGATCTGGCGATCGTCCCGATCATCTTCATCCTCGGCGCGTTCGCGCCCGATGTGGCGGGTGACAGCACCGAATTGCTGCTGACCACCCTGTGGCAGGGGGTGCTGGTCGTCGCGGTGCTGGCAGTCGCGGGCTGGTTCCTGCTGCCGCGCATTTTCGCGCAGGCGGCGCGCGCCAAGGATCCCGAACTGTTCCTCGCCGCCAGCCTGCTGGTGGTCATCGTCGCCGCGCTGGCCACCGCGACCGTCGGTCTGTCGCCGATCGTCGGCGCGCTGCTCGCCGGGCTGATGATTGCCGAGACCGAATATCATGGCGAGGTCGAGGCGATCACCGCGCCGTTCAAGGGGCTGGCGCTCGGGGTCTTCCTGATCAGCGTCGGCATGGGCCTGAACCTCAAGACGATCGCTGAACAATGGCCGATGCTGGTCGCGGCCGTGGTCGGGGTTGTCGCGGTCAAGGCGGTGGTGACCGCGCTGCTGCTGCGATTCTCGGGCGCGCGCCGCGGCACGGCTGCTGAAGTTGGCCTGCTGATGGCCAGCCCGTCGGAAACGACATTGATCGTCCTTACCGCCGCGCTGACCGCGGGACTAATCGACCCCGAAACCGCCAGTTTCTGGCAGCTGGTTACCGCCATCGGCCTCACCATCACGCCGCTGCTCGCGCGCGTCGGGCATGACATCTCGCGGCGGATCGAGATGCGGAGCGGCGACACTCCGGATGAGGACGTCGCCGCCGCGCGTACCGTGGTTGTCGGCTTTGGCCGCGTTGGGCGCACCGTGGCCGAACTGCTGCGCGACCATGGCCGCTCGTACATCGCCGTCGATGCCGACATCGACACCGTCGCGGCGGCGCGGCGCGACGGCTTTAAGGTGCGCTTCGCCGATGTCGCGCGGCCGGGCAGCCTCGACAAGCTGGGGATCGAAAGCGCCGACGCGATCGTGCTGACGATGGACGACCCGGTCCAGCAGTTGCGGATGACCAAGCAGATGCGGCTGAAGTATCCCGACCTGCCGATCATCAGCCGCGCCCGCGATGCCGACCATGCCGCGGCGCTCTATCAGGCGGGGGCGACCGACGCGGTGCCCGAGACGCTCGAAAGCTCGCTGCAACTGGCCGAAGCGGTGCTGATCGACCTGGGCGTCGCGATGGGACCGGTCATCGCATCGATCCACGACGTGCGCGCAAAGATGCGGCGCGACATCATGACCAAGGGCGATCTGGACCGCGAGCCGCGTATCCGCAAGGTGCGCCGCCCGGTCGCGGGCGACGAAACCGCTTAG
- a CDS encoding insulinase family protein: MSSSPARMSLRFSRSLLCASAAAALLLLPTAGSAQDSSAKTAASRQVADGDWLYVGSDIPRDTAWQFGVLPNGVRYAVRNNGVPPGQVSIRVRMDVGSMFETEQERGYAHLLEHLTFRGSEHIPDGEAKRIWQRFGVTFGSDSNAQTTPTQTVYQLDLPSVTPANLDESMKLLSGMVREPRISELAVAAERGVVMSELRESDGPQKRIGDATNAHLFAGQLLGDRSPIGTTASLGKASATSVTAFHDRWYRPERAVVVIVGDAEPAELARLVAKYYGDWRGNGPNPPAPDFGKPDPKAPAALEIVEANQPLALTLAMVRPWQKRIDTVENTRRLYLEFIAQALVNRRLENRARSGGSYLVATVEQQYVSRSADVTMASIVPLSDWKAALADVRGVIADAVTTPPSQADIDREANEIEAFLAKELENARNEPGARLADDMVRAVDIAETVTSPQGQVDMFKAIRASATPKVMLEISKAIFAAPVTRAVLTTPTAAGGNGAVLAALNAPVTARDDRLAAVQADFKQLPAFGTPGTITATSSVLGLRAERIEFANGVTALVSNNKVEPGKVRVNVRFGTGNRSVAADAPNLLWTGDYALVASGIGPWGQNEIDQLTNGRQIQLNFAIDDDAFELSAESKPADLADQMRLIAAKLAQPRWDAAPIERLRIGYLTGYDLNDATPNAVLDRNLRGWLTGNDARWAAPDKAQIAALTPAAFRAFWEPRLASGPIEVQIFGDLESVDYRQILSSTLGALPPRKVLAPASGQRVDFAKPAKVPDIAYHSGEQGQAAAMTAWPTGGGLTNPRDARGLEVLAAIFNDRLFDRLRAEQGASYGPVVDSHWPTGFDSGGYLLVGSLLAPKDLDRFYGIARDIAADLVAKPVSADELTRNAVPIREQVARASTGNVYWMFLLEGATRDPRVTAAALSMQDDISAVTAADVQRLAQQYLTPQRQWSLAILPKGMTLADASALGAAAAPPATGGR; this comes from the coding sequence ATGTCCAGTTCCCCCGCGCGCATGTCGCTTCGTTTTTCCCGATCCCTTCTTTGCGCCAGCGCTGCCGCAGCGCTGTTGTTGCTGCCCACCGCTGGCAGCGCCCAGGACAGTTCGGCAAAGACCGCTGCCAGCCGGCAGGTGGCCGATGGCGACTGGCTGTATGTCGGCAGCGACATTCCGCGCGACACCGCATGGCAATTCGGCGTCCTGCCCAATGGCGTGCGCTATGCGGTGCGCAACAATGGCGTACCGCCGGGTCAGGTGTCGATCCGGGTGCGGATGGACGTCGGATCGATGTTCGAAACCGAGCAGGAGCGTGGCTATGCCCATCTGCTGGAACATCTGACCTTTCGCGGTTCCGAACATATCCCGGACGGCGAAGCCAAGCGCATCTGGCAGCGGTTCGGCGTCACTTTTGGCAGCGATTCGAACGCGCAGACCACGCCGACCCAGACCGTGTATCAACTCGACCTGCCCAGCGTGACCCCTGCCAATCTTGATGAAAGCATGAAATTGCTGTCGGGAATGGTTCGCGAACCGCGGATTTCGGAGTTGGCGGTTGCGGCGGAGCGGGGCGTCGTCATGTCCGAACTGCGCGAATCTGACGGTCCGCAGAAACGGATTGGCGATGCGACCAACGCGCATCTGTTCGCGGGCCAGCTGCTCGGTGATCGCTCGCCGATCGGCACCACCGCGTCGCTGGGCAAGGCCAGCGCGACATCGGTCACCGCGTTTCACGATCGCTGGTATCGTCCCGAGCGGGCGGTGGTGGTGATTGTCGGCGACGCCGAACCCGCCGAACTGGCGCGGCTGGTAGCGAAATATTATGGTGACTGGCGGGGCAACGGACCGAATCCGCCCGCCCCCGATTTTGGCAAGCCCGATCCCAAGGCGCCCGCGGCGCTGGAAATCGTCGAGGCGAACCAGCCGCTCGCGCTGACGCTGGCGATGGTCCGCCCGTGGCAGAAACGCATCGATACCGTCGAAAACACCCGGCGGCTCTATCTGGAATTCATCGCCCAGGCACTGGTCAACCGGCGGCTGGAAAATCGGGCGCGCAGCGGCGGAAGCTATCTGGTCGCCACCGTCGAACAGCAATATGTCAGCCGCAGCGCCGACGTCACCATGGCGTCGATCGTCCCGCTGAGCGATTGGAAAGCCGCGCTGGCCGATGTGCGCGGCGTCATCGCCGATGCGGTGACCACCCCGCCGTCACAAGCCGACATCGACCGCGAGGCGAACGAGATCGAAGCCTTTCTGGCCAAGGAACTGGAAAACGCCCGCAACGAACCCGGCGCCCGGCTGGCCGACGACATGGTTCGGGCGGTCGATATTGCCGAGACGGTGACGAGCCCGCAGGGGCAGGTTGATATGTTCAAGGCAATCCGTGCGTCGGCGACGCCCAAGGTGATGCTGGAGATCAGCAAGGCGATTTTTGCCGCGCCGGTGACGCGCGCCGTGCTGACCACGCCGACCGCGGCGGGCGGCAATGGCGCGGTTCTGGCGGCGCTGAACGCGCCGGTCACCGCGCGCGATGACCGGCTGGCTGCGGTGCAGGCCGATTTCAAACAGCTTCCCGCCTTTGGAACCCCCGGCACGATCACCGCGACCAGCAGCGTGCTGGGCCTGCGTGCCGAACGGATCGAATTTGCGAACGGCGTCACCGCGCTGGTGTCGAACAACAAGGTCGAACCGGGCAAGGTACGGGTCAACGTCCGGTTCGGCACCGGCAATCGCAGCGTCGCCGCCGACGCGCCAAACCTGCTCTGGACCGGCGATTATGCGCTGGTCGCCAGCGGCATCGGGCCGTGGGGCCAGAACGAGATCGACCAGCTGACCAACGGGCGCCAGATTCAGCTCAATTTTGCGATCGACGACGATGCGTTCGAACTGTCGGCGGAAAGCAAGCCCGCCGATCTCGCCGACCAGATGCGGCTGATCGCGGCGAAGCTGGCGCAGCCGCGCTGGGATGCGGCGCCGATCGAGCGGCTGCGGATTGGCTATCTCACCGGCTACGACCTCAACGACGCGACTCCCAATGCGGTGCTCGACCGCAATCTGCGCGGGTGGCTGACCGGCAATGATGCGCGCTGGGCGGCGCCCGACAAGGCGCAGATCGCGGCACTGACTCCCGCCGCTTTCCGCGCTTTCTGGGAACCGCGGCTCGCCAGCGGGCCGATCGAGGTGCAGATTTTCGGTGATCTGGAATCGGTCGATTATCGCCAGATTCTGTCCAGCACGCTCGGCGCATTGCCGCCGCGCAAGGTGCTGGCGCCGGCGAGCGGCCAACGCGTCGATTTTGCCAAACCCGCCAAGGTGCCCGACATCGCCTACCACAGCGGTGAACAGGGGCAGGCGGCAGCGATGACCGCGTGGCCGACCGGTGGTGGCCTGACCAATCCGCGTGACGCGCGCGGGCTGGAAGTGCTGGCCGCGATCTTCAACGACCGGCTGTTCGATCGCCTGCGCGCCGAGCAGGGCGCCAGCTATGGCCCGGTGGTCGATAGCCATTGGCCGACCGGATTCGACAGCGGCGGCTATCTGCTCGTCGGCAGCCTGCTCGCGCCCAAGGATCTCGACCGTTTTTATGGCATCGCGCGTGACATCGCCGCCGATCTGGTGGCGAAGCCGGTCAGTGCCGACGAACTGACGCGCAACGCGGTGCCGATCCGCGAACAGGTGGCGCGGGCGTCAACGGGCAACGTCTATTGGATGTTCCTGCTGGAAGGTGCGACGCGCGATCCGCGCGTGACCGCCGCAGCCCTGTCGATGCAGGACGATATTTCGGCGGTCACCGCCGCCGATGTCCAGCGACTGGCGCAGCAATATCTGACGCCGCAGCGCCAATGGTCGCTGGCGATCCTGCCCAAGGGGATGACGTTGGCCGATGCATCGGCGCTCGGCGCCGCAGCCGCGCCCCCGGCGACAGGCGGCCGCTAA
- a CDS encoding carbon-nitrogen hydrolase family protein has protein sequence MTLKPAPPLTRPSGSPPAAPIAALVQMTSGIDPVANLAVVDRAMAAAAAAGTAMVFLPEMSLLLDRDRARSAPHIVGETENPWTAAFQALAQKHALWLHTGSIPVLADDGARRVNRSHVIAADGSIRATYDKVHLFDVTLPSGENWTESSAYVGGDTLVVVDTPLGPLGLSICYDLRFPELYGALVDRGAAVIAIPAAFTVSTGEAHWHVLMRARAIESACHILAAAQGGDHPDGRSTYGHSLAVDPWGKVIAEAGPVGAAGGNGYELVLAPIDAAAVSRARQAIPLARSRAMRGIAL, from the coding sequence ATGACCCTGAAGCCCGCGCCTCCGCTCACCCGCCCGTCCGGCAGCCCACCCGCCGCCCCGATCGCGGCTCTGGTTCAAATGACCAGCGGCATCGATCCCGTCGCCAACCTTGCGGTAGTCGATCGCGCGATGGCTGCTGCCGCGGCGGCGGGGACAGCGATGGTGTTCCTGCCCGAAATGTCGCTGCTCCTCGATCGCGACCGCGCGCGATCGGCACCGCATATTGTCGGCGAAACCGAAAATCCCTGGACCGCCGCCTTTCAGGCGCTGGCGCAAAAGCACGCGCTATGGCTCCATACCGGGTCGATCCCGGTGCTGGCGGACGATGGTGCGCGGCGCGTCAACCGCAGCCACGTCATCGCCGCCGACGGCAGCATCCGCGCGACATATGACAAGGTGCATCTGTTCGACGTCACCCTTCCTTCTGGCGAGAATTGGACCGAATCATCGGCCTATGTGGGCGGCGACACGCTTGTCGTCGTTGATACCCCGCTCGGCCCACTGGGGCTGAGCATCTGTTATGATCTGCGGTTTCCCGAACTTTACGGCGCACTGGTCGATCGCGGCGCCGCGGTGATCGCAATCCCCGCCGCGTTCACCGTGTCGACCGGCGAAGCCCATTGGCATGTGCTGATGCGCGCCCGCGCGATCGAGAGCGCCTGCCATATCCTGGCGGCGGCGCAGGGCGGGGATCATCCGGATGGCCGATCGACCTACGGCCACAGCCTGGCTGTCGACCCTTGGGGCAAAGTCATCGCCGAAGCTGGGCCAGTCGGGGCAGCCGGCGGCAACGGTTATGAACTGGTCCTTGCGCCCATTGACGCGGCGGCGGTCAGCCGCGCCCGGCAAGCGATCCCGCTCGCACGATCGCGCGCGATGCGCGGCATCGCCCTCTGA
- a CDS encoding NUDIX domain-containing protein, giving the protein MTNTAPPSAQPEVLPEGAIPAATLVIMRPSDKGGADEILMVKRSTTMAFAAGAVVFPGGRVDPDDYLVARQHAPDLAEADGAARVAALRETLEETGLAVGWPALLEDDVAEVRQALLAGTLLSDILAARGDRIALASLVPFARWCPNFKEARTFDTRFYAVAAPPHSHELTVEEAEHSHIFWASAAEALAMADRGEVSVIFPTRRNLERLAQVTDFAGFSRHSDAFPVELITPWIEDRDGQAFLCIPGHLGYPITSESFDHVRRG; this is encoded by the coding sequence ATGACCAATACCGCTCCGCCGTCCGCCCAGCCCGAGGTTCTGCCGGAAGGCGCCATTCCCGCCGCGACGCTGGTCATCATGCGCCCGTCGGACAAGGGTGGCGCCGACGAGATCCTGATGGTCAAGCGATCGACGACGATGGCCTTTGCGGCGGGCGCGGTCGTATTCCCCGGCGGCCGGGTCGATCCCGACGATTATCTGGTCGCCCGCCAGCACGCCCCCGACTTGGCCGAGGCCGACGGCGCGGCGCGGGTGGCGGCGCTTCGTGAGACGCTGGAAGAAACCGGGCTGGCGGTTGGTTGGCCAGCATTGCTTGAGGATGATGTTGCCGAAGTGCGTCAGGCGTTGCTGGCTGGCACGCTGCTGTCTGATATTCTTGCCGCGCGCGGAGATCGAATCGCGCTGGCATCCCTGGTGCCGTTCGCGCGCTGGTGCCCCAATTTCAAAGAGGCCCGAACCTTTGACACCCGCTTCTATGCCGTCGCCGCGCCGCCGCACAGCCATGAACTGACCGTCGAAGAGGCGGAGCATAGCCATATTTTCTGGGCTAGCGCGGCCGAAGCGCTGGCGATGGCCGACCGCGGCGAGGTGTCAGTGATTTTCCCAACTCGCCGTAACCTCGAACGCCTTGCCCAAGTCACCGATTTCGCTGGTTTTTCGCGGCATTCGGACGCGTTCCCGGTCGAATTGATCACGCCATGGATCGAAGACCGCGACGGGCAGGCCTTTTTGTGCATTCCGGGCCATCTTGGCTACCCGATAACCAGCGAATCCTTTGACCATGTTCGCCGCGGCTAG
- a CDS encoding DUF4126 domain-containing protein encodes MGIVEILGVAGSLSLLAGWRLYLTILATGTAMHFGWLPLPEHLAALQVLANPWVLGVAAVGTLAEFLADKIAWVDSIWDMIHSIIRPLGGALLALALVDASDPTWQVIAFLLGGGGALLSHGAKATTRAVVNASPEPFSNAVVSTGEDVATGGLLALAIAYPPLAIVIAIVMAIAAVIVIIALRRLLRNIKAGLKRALGDQPGTDALPPG; translated from the coding sequence TTGGGAATCGTCGAGATTTTGGGCGTCGCGGGCAGCCTAAGCCTCCTCGCCGGGTGGCGGCTCTATCTTACCATCCTGGCCACCGGCACCGCCATGCATTTCGGCTGGTTGCCGCTGCCCGAACATCTGGCCGCACTGCAGGTGCTGGCCAATCCGTGGGTGCTGGGGGTCGCGGCGGTCGGCACCCTGGCCGAATTCCTCGCCGACAAGATCGCGTGGGTCGATTCCATCTGGGACATGATCCACAGCATCATCCGCCCGCTCGGCGGCGCGCTGCTCGCGCTGGCGCTGGTCGATGCATCCGATCCGACGTGGCAGGTGATCGCTTTCCTGCTCGGCGGCGGCGGCGCTTTGCTCAGCCACGGCGCCAAGGCGACGACGCGCGCCGTCGTCAACGCCAGCCCCGAACCGTTCAGCAATGCGGTGGTATCGACCGGCGAAGACGTTGCGACCGGTGGCCTGCTGGCGCTGGCGATCGCCTATCCGCCGCTGGCGATTGTCATCGCCATCGTCATGGCGATTGCCGCGGTAATCGTCATCATCGCGCTGCGCCGCCTGCTCCGCAATATCAAGGCGGGACTGAAGCGCGCGCTGGGCGACCAACCGGGAACAGACGCGCTGCCGCCCGGCTAG
- a CDS encoding FAD-dependent oxidoreductase produces MHFDVVIVGAGHGGAQVAIMLRTQKFEGSIAIVGDEPELPYERPPLSKEYFAGEKEFERIQLRPAKYWDERDVTMLLGQRVVAVDPGARNVTTESGGTIGYGKLVWATGGSPRMLPIPGGNLPGVQGVRTRADADAMKAASETASQIVVIGGGYIGLEAAAVLRKAGKKVVLLEALDRVLARVAGTELSRFYEREHREHGVDLRLGVAVEAIEGEGHVTGVRLADGDVIAADLVIVGIGIAPAVDPLIAAGAAGGNGVLVDRLCKTSLPDIYAIGDCAAHENDFAEGVVIRLESVQNANDQANVVAKGIVGDEAPYHAIPWFWSNQYDLKLQTAGLSTGHDRAVLRGDPATRSFSVVYLKAGKVIAIDCVNATKDYVQGRMIVTAGLEATAEQLADTETPLKALLPA; encoded by the coding sequence ATGCACTTCGACGTGGTGATTGTGGGCGCAGGGCATGGCGGGGCGCAGGTCGCGATCATGCTGCGGACGCAGAAGTTCGAAGGCAGCATTGCGATCGTTGGCGACGAGCCCGAGTTGCCGTATGAACGACCCCCGTTGTCGAAGGAATATTTCGCGGGCGAAAAGGAATTCGAACGCATCCAGCTGCGCCCCGCCAAATATTGGGACGAGCGTGACGTGACGATGCTGCTCGGCCAGCGGGTGGTGGCGGTCGATCCGGGCGCGCGCAATGTCACCACCGAGAGCGGCGGGACGATCGGTTATGGCAAGCTGGTCTGGGCGACCGGGGGCTCCCCCCGCATGCTGCCGATCCCCGGCGGCAACCTGCCGGGGGTGCAGGGGGTGCGGACCCGCGCCGATGCCGATGCGATGAAGGCCGCCTCCGAAACCGCCAGCCAGATCGTCGTGATCGGCGGCGGTTATATCGGGTTGGAGGCGGCCGCGGTGCTGCGCAAGGCGGGCAAGAAGGTGGTGCTGCTCGAAGCGCTCGACCGGGTGCTGGCGCGGGTCGCCGGGACCGAGCTGTCGCGCTTTTACGAACGCGAGCATCGCGAGCACGGCGTCGATCTGCGGCTGGGCGTCGCGGTCGAAGCGATCGAGGGTGAGGGGCATGTCACCGGCGTGCGGCTGGCGGACGGCGACGTCATCGCCGCCGATCTGGTGATTGTCGGCATCGGCATCGCCCCCGCGGTTGACCCGCTGATCGCGGCGGGCGCCGCGGGCGGCAACGGTGTGCTCGTCGATCGGCTGTGCAAGACTAGTCTGCCCGACATCTACGCGATCGGCGACTGCGCCGCGCATGAAAACGACTTCGCCGAGGGCGTCGTGATCCGGCTGGAATCGGTACAGAATGCCAATGATCAGGCCAATGTCGTCGCAAAAGGCATCGTCGGCGACGAAGCGCCCTATCATGCGATTCCGTGGTTTTGGTCGAACCAATATGACCTCAAGCTCCAGACCGCGGGCCTGTCGACCGGCCACGACCGCGCTGTGCTGCGCGGCGATCCGGCGACGCGCAGCTTCTCCGTCGTCTATCTGAAAGCGGGCAAGGTCATCGCGATCGACTGCGTCAACGCGACCAAGGATTATGTCCAGGGCCGGATGATCGTCACGGCCGGGCTGGAGGCGACGGCCGAGCAGCTCGCCGATACCGAAACCCCGCTGAAGGCGCTGCTCCCGGCCTGA
- a CDS encoding LytTR family DNA-binding domain-containing protein, with the protein MPGLAILVVDDEPLARRRAVRLAQQLPWVGEIGQAGNVAQAIEWLATSICHIILLDIRMPGGSGFDLLRHLPDPAPAVVFVTAFNDQALRAFDARAVDYVTKPIETGRFQTAMERARAAVDQSNSADRIRELEEVVANLRATGNGARQQMAELWVRASGEYIRIKPENISHVGAERDYVRIHADGQSYLYNENLATLERLLPAQQFLRIHRSTMVRVDAVERVKSGQFHSLIAVLGDGTELRVGRTYTAAIRARLARRD; encoded by the coding sequence ATGCCCGGTCTGGCGATTTTGGTCGTCGATGACGAGCCGCTGGCGCGGCGCCGCGCCGTGCGGCTGGCGCAGCAATTGCCATGGGTCGGCGAGATCGGCCAGGCGGGCAATGTCGCGCAGGCAATCGAGTGGCTGGCGACATCGATCTGCCACATCATCCTGCTCGACATCCGGATGCCGGGGGGGAGCGGATTCGACCTGCTCCGCCATTTGCCCGATCCCGCGCCCGCAGTGGTGTTCGTGACCGCATTCAATGATCAGGCGCTGCGTGCCTTTGACGCGCGGGCGGTCGATTATGTCACCAAGCCGATCGAAACCGGGCGCTTCCAGACCGCGATGGAGCGCGCCCGCGCGGCGGTCGATCAGTCGAACAGCGCCGACCGCATCCGCGAACTGGAAGAGGTGGTGGCCAATCTGCGCGCGACAGGCAATGGCGCGCGTCAACAAATGGCCGAATTATGGGTGCGGGCGAGCGGCGAATATATCCGCATCAAGCCCGAAAACATCAGCCACGTCGGCGCCGAACGCGACTATGTCCGCATCCATGCCGACGGCCAGAGCTATCTTTACAACGAGAATCTTGCGACCCTGGAACGGCTGTTGCCGGCGCAGCAGTTTCTGCGGATCCATCGCAGCACGATGGTCCGCGTCGACGCGGTCGAGCGCGTGAAGAGCGGACAGTTTCATTCGCTGATCGCGGTGCTCGGCGATGGCACCGAATTGCGCGTCGGGCGCACCTATACCGCGGCGATCCGCGCTCGCCTGGCCCGCCGCGACTGA
- a CDS encoding histidine kinase: MTSVQERKAKSGAPPPNDARPLALPPLAAVQERKAITATTVELAALFWFCVLVSDSLLWGIVGTDPIASAFGKVILNVFGAGLTLVVTALLFRLRAASIFIKVLVAFTFSIQAAGIYSVFDIFIYLWMARPVNWMFDNVAFGYTMISSTAMFFGWSCLYIAMIYSFDVRDRERSLALAREEALSAQMRALRYQINPHFLFNTLNSAMGLVEEGATARAQRMMMSLSAFLRQTLELDPMKDVTLAAELELQEDYLEIERERFPDRMRFTIDVEEAALYALVPNLILQPLVENAVKHGVEPCTGEVGIRITAWRDGDQLGIRVENDLCSIDEGASRPGSRIGLRNVAERLSARFGAASAFETKLTPALFRADIRLPWAV; encoded by the coding sequence ATGACCAGCGTTCAGGAGCGGAAGGCGAAATCGGGTGCGCCGCCGCCGAACGACGCGCGTCCCCTCGCCCTGCCGCCGCTGGCGGCGGTGCAGGAACGCAAGGCGATCACCGCGACGACGGTCGAGCTGGCGGCACTGTTCTGGTTCTGTGTGCTCGTTTCCGACAGCTTGCTGTGGGGTATCGTCGGCACCGATCCGATCGCATCGGCGTTCGGCAAGGTGATCTTGAACGTTTTCGGGGCGGGACTGACGCTGGTGGTCACCGCGCTGTTGTTCCGTCTGCGCGCGGCCTCGATTTTCATCAAGGTGCTGGTCGCCTTTACCTTCTCGATCCAGGCGGCCGGGATATACAGCGTCTTCGACATCTTCATCTATTTGTGGATGGCGCGGCCGGTGAACTGGATGTTCGACAATGTCGCGTTCGGGTACACGATGATTTCCAGCACCGCGATGTTCTTCGGCTGGTCATGCCTTTACATTGCGATGATCTATAGCTTCGACGTCCGCGATCGCGAGCGCAGCCTGGCGCTGGCCCGTGAAGAGGCGCTGTCGGCGCAGATGCGCGCGCTGCGCTATCAGATCAATCCGCATTTCCTGTTCAACACGCTCAATTCGGCGATGGGGCTGGTCGAAGAGGGGGCGACGGCGCGGGCGCAGCGGATGATGATGTCGCTGTCGGCTTTCCTGCGCCAGACGCTCGAACTCGACCCGATGAAGGACGTGACGCTGGCCGCCGAACTGGAATTGCAGGAAGATTATCTCGAGATCGAGCGCGAGCGGTTTCCCGACCGGATGCGGTTCACGATCGACGTTGAAGAAGCCGCTTTATACGCGCTGGTTCCCAACCTGATTCTTCAGCCGCTGGTCGAAAATGCGGTCAAGCACGGGGTCGAGCCGTGCACCGGCGAAGTGGGCATCCGGATCACGGCGTGGCGCGACGGCGACCAGTTGGGCATCCGAGTCGAAAATGATCTTTGTTCGATCGATGAAGGCGCATCGCGACCCGGCAGCCGGATCGGACTCCGCAATGTCGCCGAGCGGCTGTCGGCGCGATTTGGCGCCGCCAGCGCGTTCGAAACCAAATTGACCCCGGCGCTGTTTCGCGCCGACATCCGGCTACCGTGGGCGGTCTGA
- a CDS encoding LuxR C-terminal-related transcriptional regulator, whose translation MKHIDPSFYPAPHAVLPGFDDNEWTVVLVTISRVQGEDAIERIRSALPESDIVNLSQRHIERNLRDTMPPAPFSLTHRQQEILDYLLHGMSNKEIGRKLGLSHFTVRNHVSNILRILNFPCRREMRRSLSTHHAAPAYPTALVA comes from the coding sequence ATGAAACATATCGATCCATCATTCTATCCCGCACCCCATGCGGTGCTGCCCGGCTTTGACGACAACGAATGGACCGTCGTTCTGGTGACGATCTCGCGGGTTCAGGGCGAAGACGCCATCGAGCGGATCCGATCGGCGCTCCCCGAATCGGACATCGTCAACCTGTCGCAGCGCCATATTGAGCGGAATCTGCGTGACACGATGCCGCCCGCCCCATTTTCGCTCACCCATCGACAGCAGGAAATTCTGGATTATCTGCTGCACGGCATGTCCAACAAGGAAATCGGCCGCAAACTGGGTTTGTCGCATTTCACGGTACGCAATCATGTGTCGAACATCTTGCGTATACTGAACTTTCCCTGTCGCCGGGAAATGCGCCGCTCGCTGAGCACCCACCACGCCGCGCCAGCCTATCCCACCGCATTGGTCGCTTAG